A section of the Primulina eburnea isolate SZY01 chromosome 1, ASM2296580v1, whole genome shotgun sequence genome encodes:
- the LOC140823380 gene encoding LOW QUALITY PROTEIN: chlorophyll a-b binding protein 6, chloroplastic-like (The sequence of the model RefSeq protein was modified relative to this genomic sequence to represent the inferred CDS: deleted 1 base in 1 codon), translated as MAASASMSCGVAVQARPSLLSASKSKFGSSVSFGVNLTTSRFSMSGADWMPGEPRPPYLDGTAPADFGFDPLGLGAVPENLERFKESEVYHCRWAMLAVPGILIPEALGLGNWVEAQKWAATPGGQATYLGNPVPWGTLPTILVIEFLAIAFVEHQRSIEKDTEKKKYPGGAFDPLGFSKDPKTFHEYKIKEIKNGRLAMLAFVGFCVQQSAYPGTGPLENLAYHLADPWHNNIGNIIIPFN; from the exons ATGGCAGCCAGCGCCTCCATGAGCTGCGGCGTCGCCGTGCAGGCTCGCCCCTCTCTCCTCTCGGCTTCCAAGTCGAAATTCGGGTCGTCGGTCAGCTTCGGCGTCAATTTGACCACATCTAGATTCTCCATGTCCGGCGCCGACTGGATGCCCGGCGAACCCCGCCCTCCGTACCTCGACGGAACCGCCCCCGC AGACTTTGGATTCGACCCTCTTGGTCTAGGGGCAGTCCCGGAGAATCTTGAGAGATTCAAGGAATCTGAAGTGTACCACTGCAGATGGGCTATGCTTGCTGTT CCCGGGATCCTTATTCCGGAAGCATTGGGCCTGGGTAATTGGGTCGAGGCCCAAAAATGGGCGGCGACCCCTGGTGGGCAAGCCACTTACCTTGGCAACCCGGTTCCTTGGGGCACTCTGCCCACAATTTTGGTGATT GAGTTCTTGGCCATTGCCTTTGTGGAGCACCAGAGGAGCATTGAGAAGGACACCGAGAAGAAGAAGTATCCGGGCGGGGCTTTCGACCCGTTGGGCTTCTCGAAAGACCCGAAAACCTTCCATGAATACAAGATCAAGGAGATCAAGAATG ggCGTCTCGCGATGTTGGCATTCGTGGGGTTCTGCGTGCAGCAATCGGCCTACCCCGGGACAGGACCATTGGAGAACTTGGCGTATCACTTGGCCGATCCGTGGCACAACAACATCGGAAACATAATTATTCCTTTTAATTAA
- the LOC140823388 gene encoding patatin-like protein 6 — MIHVKKDFSEMDFMDIDESSMMNPLVEMEESSIDTDKLCYEIFSILESKFLFGYDDQKLWVEENDIVTESDGVLKMKNQRGKVCILSIDGSGMRNMISGKALWCLETALKDKSGNPDARIADYFDVAAGAGVGGIFTAMLFASSDQDRPMFHADDTWKFLSAVGEKLYLPAKSRGSGGSFLRRIFKKSSGSKLYTAGLDKPMKESFMDAKTGRVLTLKDTLKPVLIPCYDLSSAAPFLFSRADALETDSYDFNLWEVCLATSAEPGFSDPVSMRSLDGLTWCVGVDGGLAMSNPTAAAITHVLHNKQEFPFVRGVEDILVLSLGAGGQLIEGSFDYDKVRKWKAEDWVRPLARISGDAAVKLVDQAVAAAFGPSRTSNYVRIQLANGSVFSHCGANIDSDPSTSNVNTLLGIGDEMLKERNVESLLFGGERIGEQSNFEKLDWFAEQLVLEHRRRSCRIAPTVAFKQATSKHP, encoded by the exons ATGATTCATGTGAAGAAAGATTTTTCGGAAATGGATTTCATGGATATTGATGAGAGTAGCATGATGAACCCACTTGTGGAAATGGAAGAATCCAGCATTGATACTGATAAACTATGCTACGAGATTTTTTCCATACTGGAGAGCAAGTTTTTGTTCGGCTATGATGATCAGAAGCTTTGGGTTGAAGAAAACGACATTGTAACAGAGAGTGATGGAGTTCTGAAGATGAAGAATCAGCGAGGAAAAGTCTGCATTCTGAGCATTGATGGCAGCGGGATGCGGAACATGATATCGGGCAAGGCGTTATGGTGTTTGGAAACAGCGTTGAAGGATAAGTCGGGGAATCCCGATGCCAGAATTGCGGACTATTTTGACGTCGCCGCCGGCGCAGGCGTCGGGGGGATCTTCACGGCGATGCTCTTCGCCTCATCGGACCAGGACCGCCCTATGTTCCACGCCGACGACACGTGGAAGTTCCTCTCTGCGGTGGGTGAAAAACTTTACCTCCCCGCCAAATCCCGAGGCTCCGGCGGCAGTTTTTTGAGGCGGATTTTCAAGAAAAGCAGCGGTTCGAAACTGTACACGGCTGGTTTAGATAAGCCGATGAAGGAATCGTTCATGGATGCGAAAACAGGGCGGGTTTTGACGCTGAAAGACACGTTGAAACCGGTTTTAATCCCGTGCTACGACCTCTCCAGCGCGGCGCCATTCCTGTTCTCCAGAGCCGACGCCCTGGAGACGGACAGCTACGACTTCAACCTCTGGGAGGTGTGTTTGGCCACGTCGGCCGAACCGGGTTTCTCTGACCCGGTCAGTATGAGGTCTCTGGACGGCTTAACCTGGTGCGTGGGGGTGGACGGCGGGTTGGCCATGAGTAACCCGACGGCGGCGGCTATTACGCACGTCCTGCATAACAAGCAGGAGTTTCCCTTCGTGAGGGGGGTGGAGGACATTCTGGTGCTTTCACTAGGAGCCGGCGGGCAGCTGATTGAGGGAAGTTTCGATTATGACAAGGTTAGGAAATGGAAGGCGGAGGATTGGGTCCGACCCTTGGCTCGGATTTCCGGCGACGCCGCGGTGAAACTCGTTGACCAGGCTGTGGCCGCGGCTTTCGGCCCGAGCCGCACTAGTAATTACGTCCGCATTCAG CTGGCTAATGGATCCGTCTTCAGTCACTGTGGTGCAAATATCGACTCCGACCCCAGTACAAGCAATGTCAACACTCTACTAGGTATAGGAGACGAAATGCTGAAAGAGAGAAACGTAGAATCTCTCCTCTTCGGTGGCGAGAGGATTGGAGAGCAAAGCAATTTCGAGAAACTCGACTGGTTTGCTGAGCAACTTGTGCTAGAGCATCGGAGAAGGAGTTGCAGAATAGCTCCTACCGTTGCATTCAAGCAAGCAACTTCTAAACATCCGTGA